DNA from Pseudoalteromonas sp. MEBiC 03607:
TCGAGATCAGAAACATACTCGGCTAAGTTAGCAGCATGCACGCCAATATCGCCCATACAACAACTAATGCCAGACTTACTGCTGTCTAAACGCCAGCTCGCTTGTTTTGAACCTTCGTCTTCGCTGTGCGCTAACCAACCTTGGGTGTACTCAACAATCACTTTTCGTATGGTGCCAAGCTCACCAGCTTTAACGCGATGCTTGGCTTCTTTTACCATTGGGTAACCGGTATAAGTGTGGGTCAGTCCATATAAAACTTGCTGTTTTACAATAATGCTTTGTAATTGCTCCGCTTCTGCGAGAGTAAGTGTTGCTGGTTTATCTGATAACACATGAAAGCCGTGCTCAAGCGCCATTTTCGCGACCGGAAAATGCAAATGGTTTGGCGTGACAATAGCCACAAAGTCGATACGCTCATCAGCGGGTAATTTTGCTTCTTCGGTAAATAGTGTATGGTAACTGTCGTAGCAGCGGCTGCTATCAAGCCCGAGTAGTTCGCCGGTTGCTTTACATTTGTTTGCGTCTGAACTGAATGCGCCTGCAACAAGCTCTATCATTCCGTCTAATCGCGCTGCAATTCGATGAATAGCGCCAATAAAGGCTCCATCGCCACCGCCTACCATTGCCATGCGGATCTTAGCTTTGCTCATCTTAAGCGCTCCTAATTTAAATAGCGTCGGCTACTGTTAATATCATGTTATTGATAATAGGAAAGCTTAAGCGATAAGCGCTAATAAAAATTCGGTTGACAATGCAACAAAATCGGCGTTTAAAATATATAGAATTGTTCTTTATAGAGACAAATTAAAGCGATGGATATTCAAGAAATAATTAAAAAAGCTGGCGTAAATCAGCTGATTGCTGCATTTGATTTACTGCCAGATATCCTCTTTTGGGTAAAAGATACAGATAGTAGAATCGTGCATTGTAATCAGCATTTTATTGAGCATCAGGGTTATAAAACACTGGAGCAAATATTGCTAAAAACTGACTTTGATTTTTCGCCAAAGCACCTCGCGTTTCAGTACGTCAATGATGATAAACGGGTGATGGAAGGCTACATAGTAACTGACCGTTTAGAGCTTAACCAAACCCAACAAGGTGAGCTTGGTTGGTTTTCTACATCAAAGCATGCTTTAAAAGATCACGATGGTAATGTGATTGGCACCTATGGGGTGACCCGACATTTACAAAAAACCTCAAAAGCGCTTTCTCATGTCAGGGCAATTGAAGAGCCGGTAAAATTTATTCGTGAGCATTTTCATCGTCAGATCAGTATTGATGAATTGGCAGAGCTTGCACACTTGTCGGTTAGCGCTTTAGAGCGTCGTTTTAAAAAGCACTTAGCAAAAACACCCAATCAATTTATTAACGAAGTGCGTCTCGAAAATGCCCGTAAGCTACTGATTGAAACGCGACTGCCCATTTCACAAGTCGCTTATCAGTGCGGGTTTTCTGAACCGAGTTACTTCAGCAAACAATTTCGGCGTTTGTTTGGTGAAATACCTTCGCAAATGCGTGAACAATTGGACGATTAAATTGCCTCTCTCGCCATTAAAATAGCCCCTTGCTCAGCACTGGCAAGGGCAGGGGTTAAACGCGCTTTACTGGCATTAGGTAAGTAAGGGGTGATGACACTGGCAATGCCGCCCATCAAGCTGACTTTTGTAATACCTTGTTTTTCAAAGTAAGTGATATAGCGCGCAATGAATGCACACGCTTCACTGATTAATTGCTGACAAAAAGCGTCGTATGAATGACTAAAAACTAGGGGCGCAAATTTGGCAAGTTCAGCAGGGCGAGCCGATATTAAACGTTGACTTAACGCTTGGCTTGAGTGGCAGTTAAGTTGGGTGAGCAGGGCATCTACAGCCGCTGAACTTTGCGCAACACCATCAAGAACTTCAAATGCTTTTCGACAAAGCTGTAAACCTAACCAACCACCACTGGCACCATCGCTCAGTAATAAACCATAACCCCCTAATTCGCTAAATTGGTTTTGCAGCTGGTAACCCGCACAAAAGCCCGTACCAAGAATAATCACTGCACCATCATGGTGTTGATGTGCGCCTTTACAGGCAATTAGCATATCTGTTGAGAGGGTAAACTTGGCAAAAGGGTGCTGCCACTTAGTCATAGCTTGGTAAGCTGAGTCGATATTAGCTCCGGCAAGTCCTGCATGCACATAAGTGTTTTTCAGCTCACTTAAGGCAAGCCCTGCCTCATGAAAAGCATGTTCAGTGGCGAGTAGTATTGATTCTTGGCTTTGTTGGCAGCTGGTGGCCACGTTTGCAGAGCCACTTATAGCTTCGCTGAGTAGAGTGCCGTTTTCGTTTTCTAAACGGACTTTACACTTACTGCCACCGCCATCAATTCCTAAAAAATACGTTGCTTTGCTTACCATACTTAATCCTTTGAAAGAAGCTTTTTGATAGCCTCAGCGTTAATTGCACCATTTTCGTTATGCACGCATGAGTGTACATGCACAGCTGCCTTTGCTGAATGATTTTCTATTAATTGCCAAAGAGCTTCCGCGTTTTCTAAAGTAACGCCACCACCCATAACAATTTCAATTTGATTAGCGCAGTGCGCTAAGTATGTGTTGAGCAGCTTGTAGCCATCTACGGCACTTTGGCCGCTTTGCCACGGCGTGCCTGCTGTTAAAACGCGGTCAACTCCTAAGCTAATCAGTTTATCAAGTGCGCTTAACGGGTTTGTTAGGGTATCGAATGCACGGTGAAAGGTCACCATCAGGCCATGCTGTTTGGCTGTGGCAACTAAAGAGCGGGTCACCTCTAAATCAAGTTTGCCATGCTTTACTGCACCGAATACCACCCCATGCACCCCCGCATTCGCTGCCATTATTATTTGTTTTTCCATTAATTTGTGACTCTCGGCACTAACAATAAAATCACCAGCTTCACGGCGGATCATCACCACTAATTCTGCGTTATTGGTTAGGCTTTTTACAGCACTGTCAATTGCAGGTTTACTCGGTGTTAGGCCACCTAAATGTAAATTACTGCATAGCTCAAAACGGCTTACACCTAAGTTGCCAGCCATTAAAACATTGTTTGTCAGCTGCTTTGTGTCTGTTTCATTTAAGCAGACTTCAAGAATTTTACCATTACTCATTGTTATTTGTTTGCCATGTTTATTACACCAGCTTTAAAGTATCTATTTAAGAACCATAATGATAGTATTGTTTCTGTTAGTATTTTAATTATAAATCAGTGGCTTATTATTTAGTTCCTGTTTTAAATGCAAGTGTTTTTGACTGTATAAACTTGTGATTCACTATAAAACATAAATTACAAAAAATAAGATAAAATATTCTTAACGCCGATTTT
Protein-coding regions in this window:
- a CDS encoding Gfo/Idh/MocA family oxidoreductase codes for the protein MSKAKIRMAMVGGGDGAFIGAIHRIAARLDGMIELVAGAFSSDANKCKATGELLGLDSSRCYDSYHTLFTEEAKLPADERIDFVAIVTPNHLHFPVAKMALEHGFHVLSDKPATLTLAEAEQLQSIIVKQQVLYGLTHTYTGYPMVKEAKHRVKAGELGTIRKVIVEYTQGWLAHSEDEGSKQASWRLDSSKSGISCCMGDIGVHAANLAEYVSDLEITELCADLNHVVEGRGLDDDGTVLLRFNNGCKGVLLASQVAIGDENNLRLRIYGDKASLEWSQLEPNSLWLRGHNQAATLLRAGVGELHPDTHNALRTPAGHPEGYLEAFANIYRNFAAQIHAFKQGDNATNSAFDVPGIKDAVRGMAFIEHVVASSKQDTKWHKLQIG
- a CDS encoding AraC family transcriptional regulator, whose product is MDIQEIIKKAGVNQLIAAFDLLPDILFWVKDTDSRIVHCNQHFIEHQGYKTLEQILLKTDFDFSPKHLAFQYVNDDKRVMEGYIVTDRLELNQTQQGELGWFSTSKHALKDHDGNVIGTYGVTRHLQKTSKALSHVRAIEEPVKFIREHFHRQISIDELAELAHLSVSALERRFKKHLAKTPNQFINEVRLENARKLLIETRLPISQVAYQCGFSEPSYFSKQFRRLFGEIPSQMREQLDD
- a CDS encoding BadF/BadG/BcrA/BcrD ATPase family protein, which encodes MVSKATYFLGIDGGGSKCKVRLENENGTLLSEAISGSANVATSCQQSQESILLATEHAFHEAGLALSELKNTYVHAGLAGANIDSAYQAMTKWQHPFAKFTLSTDMLIACKGAHQHHDGAVIILGTGFCAGYQLQNQFSELGGYGLLLSDGASGGWLGLQLCRKAFEVLDGVAQSSAAVDALLTQLNCHSSQALSQRLISARPAELAKFAPLVFSHSYDAFCQQLISEACAFIARYITYFEKQGITKVSLMGGIASVITPYLPNASKARLTPALASAEQGAILMAREAI
- a CDS encoding copper homeostasis protein CutC, whose translation is MSNGKILEVCLNETDTKQLTNNVLMAGNLGVSRFELCSNLHLGGLTPSKPAIDSAVKSLTNNAELVVMIRREAGDFIVSAESHKLMEKQIIMAANAGVHGVVFGAVKHGKLDLEVTRSLVATAKQHGLMVTFHRAFDTLTNPLSALDKLISLGVDRVLTAGTPWQSGQSAVDGYKLLNTYLAHCANQIEIVMGGGVTLENAEALWQLIENHSAKAAVHVHSCVHNENGAINAEAIKKLLSKD